One window from the genome of Salvia miltiorrhiza cultivar Shanhuang (shh) chromosome 7, IMPLAD_Smil_shh, whole genome shotgun sequence encodes:
- the LOC130995373 gene encoding protein SENESCENCE-ASSOCIATED GENE 21, mitochondrial-like, giving the protein MARSFSNAKTVSALITNKISHVVARRGFAAASQGGVSSSLRAGAPSVMLKKGSEEPTEISWVPDPKTGYYRPENHAKEIDAAELREMLVKNKTRRS; this is encoded by the exons ATGGCTCGCTCTTTCTCCAACGCTAAGACAGTTTCTGCTCTCATCACCAACAAAATCTCACACGTCGTCGCCAG GAGGGGATTCGCAGCTGCATCGCAGGGCGGAGTATCCAGCAGCTTGCGGGCCGGAGCTCCGAGCGTCATGCTGAAGAAAGGATCCGAAGAGCCCACTGAGATCTCGTGGGTGCCCGACCCGAAAACCGGATACTACCGACCCGAAAACCACGCCAAGGAGATTGACGCCGCCGAGCTGCGGGAGATGCTCGTTAAGAACAAGACCCGCCGGAGCTAG
- the LOC130993855 gene encoding uncharacterized protein At5g01610-like, translating into MSPTAARLLIILSLLSAAASSNPPSVYEVLQYYGFPAGLLPQGVTSYELDTATGKFSVSLGGSCSFSISGYDLKYKSTITGTIAKNKITDLNGIQVKILFFWINIIEVTSAGDELQLSVGIASANFPVDNFFECPQCGCGFDCVNSGRRSSGISLVRRVLPLVQYD; encoded by the coding sequence ATGTCTCCGACCGCCGCACGCCTCCTCATAATCCTCTCCCtcctctccgccgccgcctcctccaatCCCCCCTCTGTCTACGAAGTCCTCCAGTACTACGGCTTCCCCGCCGGCCTCCTGCCCCAGGGCGTCACGAGCTACGAGCTCGACACCGCCACCGGAAAATTCTCGGTGTCCCTGGGCGGCAGCTGCAGCTTCTCCATCAGCGGCTACGATCTCAAGTATAAGAGCACCATCACCGGCACGATCGCGAAGAATAAGATCACTGATTTGAACGGGATTCAGGTGAAGATTCTGTTTTTCTGGATCAACATAATCGAGGTGACTAGCGCCGGCGACGAATTGCAGCTTTCCGTCGGAATCGCGTCAGCTAATTTCCCGGTGGATAATTTCTTCGAGTGCCCGCAATGTGGTTGTGGATTTGACTGTGTGAACTCCGGGAGGAGGAGCAGCGGGATTAGCTTGGTGAGGAGGGTTCTGCCGCTCGTTCAGTATGATTAG
- the LOC130995374 gene encoding uncharacterized protein LOC130995374, whose amino-acid sequence MASAWFPVVVIVLALAISGSTAADTVYDILRYYGFPPGLIPTGVVRRYELNPNTGQFALYLNTTCSFTAFNYDVQFRTQITGVIQNEEIMNLRGVQVRIMSYWATMVSVEMVEEDEEIEFSVGYTAVDMPAFYFYDVPQCGCGFDCP is encoded by the coding sequence ATGGCTTCGGCCTGGTTCCCCGTCGTTGTCATCGTCCTCGCCCTCGCCATCTCTGGCAGCACGGCGGCGGACACGGTGTACGACATCCTGCGGTACTACGGGTTCCCGCCGGGGCTGATCCCGACGGGCGTGGTGAGGAGGTACGAGCTGAACCCTAACACGGGGCAGTTCGCGCTCTACCTGAACACGACGTGCAGCTTCACGGCGTTCAACTACGACGTCCAGTTCCGGACCCAAATCACGGGCGTCATCCAGAATGAGGAGATCATGAATCTTCGCGGCGTGCAGGTCAGGATAATGAGCTATTGGGCGACTATGGTGTCCGTCGAGATGGtggaagaagacgaagaaatcGAGTTCTCCGTCGGCTACACGGCCGTCGATATGCCGGCTTTCTATTTCTACGACGTACCCCAGTGCGGCTGTGGCTTCGACTGCCCTTAG
- the LOC130995376 gene encoding glyoxysomal fatty acid beta-oxidation multifunctional protein MFP-a-like isoform X2 yields MHGKTVVEVGADGVAVVAINNPPLNLLTVDVMLSLQESIKGVLPRDDVKAIVITGTNRKFSAGFDVTIFGDKQKKRTKEELGFLSIQFLTDTLEAARKPFVAAIDGPAFGGALEIVLACHARISTSSAKLGLTELQYGIIPGLGGTQRLPRLVGLPKALEMILMSKRVDGGEARVLSLVDAIAPADKLIEVARRWALDIVERTRPWVISLYKTDKLGTLEEARAVLNSARMEVQRRNPNVDYPLVCIDVIKQGIVSDPRDALWTETEAFHELRQSSTCRSLVHFFFAQRQTTKISEMNLLPRNIDKVAVIGGGLMSSEIVALLVLRNYQVILKEKNRDQLLEEINKIRKNLHTHFKYGKTTLQGLEKALTLLKGVLDYDSFEDVDLVIEAECETLSTKQDIFADLEKLCPPNCIFASSSSTFSLELIGERTKCQDRIVGIHFFCLSPAVPLVEIVRTERMSAQAMVDVIEFARKFRRTPIVVSDCNGQGVNSMVITYLHAATLLAELGVDVYQIDLALKSFGMHLGPFRMIDMIGFKAFAEISRILIERLPDRFYKPKLIPVLQNANREGESTCKGFYEYDNSGKASPDPELRKYTVKATSVGNLTADTEAQLRKLSDSEMVEMILFPALNEACRVISDGVVMRPSDLDVASVLAMGFPSYRGGIHYWSNNFDSGYVYSKLKKWSQAYGHFFEPCDYIMERSAKSTHVANERKKLIKSQL; encoded by the exons ATGCACGGTAAAACGGTGGTGGAGGTCGGAGCCGACGGCGTCGCCGTCGTCGCAATCAACAATCCACCCCTCAATTTGCTAACCGTCGACG TGATGCTTAGCTTACAAGAGAGTATTAAAGGAGTTCTGCCAAGAGATGATGTCAAAGCGATTGTTATTACTG GTACAAACAGAAAGTTTTCAGCTGGATTTGATGTGACAATTTTCGGTGATAAACAAAAGAAGAGGA CAAAAGAGGAGCTTGGATTTCTGTCTATTCAATTTCTCACCGACACTCTGGAAG CTGCAAGGAAACCTTTCGTTGCTGCTATTGATGGCCCTGCTTTTGGTGGTGCACTGGAGATTGTTCTT GCGTGTCATGCCCGCATATCAACTTCTTCTGCAAAACTAGGCCTTACTGAACTTCAGTATGGGATCATCCCAGGACTTGGAG GGACACAAAGGCTTCCACGGCTTGTGGGCCTTCCAAAGGCTCTGGAAATGATTTTG ATGTCAAAGCGAGTAGATGGAGGAGAGGCTCGAGTTTTGTCCCTTGTGGATGCCATAGCTCCAGCTGATAAGCTTATTGAAGTGGCTCGTCGGTGGGCTTTGGACATAGTGGAGCGTACTAGACCATGGGTGATTAGTCTTTATAAAACTGACAAATTAGGAACCCTGGAAGAAGCTAGAGCAGTGCTTAACTCTGCCAGGATGGAAGTCCAGAGACGTAATCCAAATGTAGATTACCCGTTAGTGTGCATTGATGTGATCAAACAGGGCATTGTTTCGGATCCCCGTGATGCACTATGGACT GAAACAGAAGCTTTCCACGAACTTCGGCAATCTAGTACATGCAGGAGTCTAGTCCACTTTTTCTTTGCTCAACGCCAAACCACAAAG ATTTCTGAGATGAATTTGCTGCCAAGGAATATAGACAAGGTTGCTGTTATCGGTGGTGGATTGATGAGCTCTGAGATTGTAGCGTTATTGGTTCTTAGGAATTACCAAGTTATTTTGAAGGAGAAGAATAGGGACCAACTGTTGGAAGAGATCAACAAAATCAGAA AAAATTTGCACACCCACTTCAAGTATGGAAAGACAACTCTACAGGGTCTTGAAAAGGCTTTGACTCTATTGAAAGGCGTTCTTGATTATGACAGCTTTGAAGATGTTGACTTGGTAATAGAG GCTGAGTGCGAGACTTTGTCAACCAAGCAAGATATTTTTGCTGATCTTGAGAAGCTCTGTCCCCCGAATTGTATTTTTGCCAGTAGTAGCTCAACATTCAGTTTGGAATTGATTGGTGAAAGGACCAAATGCCAAGATCGGATTGTTGGGATTCACTTTTTCTG CCTTTCCCCTGCCGTGCCACTTGTGGAAATAGTTCGTACTGAGAGGATGTCAGCTCAAGCAATGGTTGATGTAatagaatttgcaagaaaatTTAGGAGAACCCCAATTGTCGTCAGTGATTGCAACGGCCAAGGAGTCAACAGCATGGTTATTACATATCTGCATGCAGCAACATTGCTTGCTGAACTAGGTGTGGATGTTTACCAAATTGATCTGGCTCTTAAAAGCTTTGGGATGCACTTGGGTCCCTTTAG AATGATTGACATGATTGGATTTAAAGCTTTTGCGGAGATCAGCAGGATACTTATTGAGCGTCTCCCAGATAGGTTCTACAAACCTAAATTGATCCCAGTTCTGCAGAATGCTAACCGTGAAG GTGAAAGTACTTGTAAGGGTTTCTACGAATATGATAACTCCGGCAAGGCTAGCCCAGATCCAGAGTTAAGGAAGTACACAGTAAAAGCTACAAGTGTAGGGAATCTAACTGCTGACACTGAG GCACAACTGAGAAAACTATCCGATAGTGAGATGGTTGAGATGATCCTTTTTCCCGCTTTAAATGAAGCATGCCGTGTAATCTCAGATGGCGTTGTGATGAGGCCATCCGATCTTGATGTAGCCTCTGTATTAGCAATGGGCTTCCCATCATACAG GGGAGGCATCCATTACTGGTCCAACAACTTCGACTCCGGTTATGTATATTCAAAATTGAAGAAATGGTCGCAGGCATATGGCCACTTTTTCGAGCCGTGTGACTACATAATGGAGCGATCTGCCAAGAGCACACATGTG GCCAATGAAAGGAAAAAGCTGATCAAGTCCCAGTTGTAA
- the LOC130995376 gene encoding glyoxysomal fatty acid beta-oxidation multifunctional protein MFP-a-like isoform X1 → MHGKTVVEVGADGVAVVAINNPPLNLLTVDVMLSLQESIKGVLPRDDVKAIVITGTNRKFSAGFDVTIFGDKQKKRTKEELGFLSIQFLTDTLEAARKPFVAAIDGPAFGGALEIVLACHARISTSSAKLGLTELQYGIIPGLGGTQRLPRLVGLPKALEMILMSKRVDGGEARVLSLVDAIAPADKLIEVARRWALDIVERTRPWVISLYKTDKLGTLEEARAVLNSARMEVQRRNPNVDYPLVCIDVIKQGIVSDPRDALWTETEAFHELRQSSTCRSLVHFFFAQRQTTKISEMNLLPRNIDKVAVIGGGLMSSEIVALLVLRNYQVILKEKNRDQLLEEINKIRKNLHTHFKYGKTTLQGLEKALTLLKGVLDYDSFEDVDLVIEAECETLSTKQDIFADLEKLCPPNCIFASSSSTFSLELIGERTKCQDRIVGIHFFCLSPAVPLVEIVRTERMSAQAMVDVIEFARKFRRTPIVVSDCNGQGVNSMVITYLHAATLLAELGVDVYQIDLALKSFGMHLGPFRMIDMIGFKAFAEISRILIERLPDRFYKPKLIPVLQNANREGESTCKGFYEYDNSGKASPDPELRKYTVKATSVGNLTADTEAQLRKLSDSEMVEMILFPALNEACRVISDGVVMRPSDLDVASVLAMGFPSYRGGIHYWSNNFDSGYVYSKLKKWSQAYGHFFEPCDYIMERSAKSTHVVSIQTAVESGCFQFYKHLSHFICMEKYIIGTSAV, encoded by the exons ATGCACGGTAAAACGGTGGTGGAGGTCGGAGCCGACGGCGTCGCCGTCGTCGCAATCAACAATCCACCCCTCAATTTGCTAACCGTCGACG TGATGCTTAGCTTACAAGAGAGTATTAAAGGAGTTCTGCCAAGAGATGATGTCAAAGCGATTGTTATTACTG GTACAAACAGAAAGTTTTCAGCTGGATTTGATGTGACAATTTTCGGTGATAAACAAAAGAAGAGGA CAAAAGAGGAGCTTGGATTTCTGTCTATTCAATTTCTCACCGACACTCTGGAAG CTGCAAGGAAACCTTTCGTTGCTGCTATTGATGGCCCTGCTTTTGGTGGTGCACTGGAGATTGTTCTT GCGTGTCATGCCCGCATATCAACTTCTTCTGCAAAACTAGGCCTTACTGAACTTCAGTATGGGATCATCCCAGGACTTGGAG GGACACAAAGGCTTCCACGGCTTGTGGGCCTTCCAAAGGCTCTGGAAATGATTTTG ATGTCAAAGCGAGTAGATGGAGGAGAGGCTCGAGTTTTGTCCCTTGTGGATGCCATAGCTCCAGCTGATAAGCTTATTGAAGTGGCTCGTCGGTGGGCTTTGGACATAGTGGAGCGTACTAGACCATGGGTGATTAGTCTTTATAAAACTGACAAATTAGGAACCCTGGAAGAAGCTAGAGCAGTGCTTAACTCTGCCAGGATGGAAGTCCAGAGACGTAATCCAAATGTAGATTACCCGTTAGTGTGCATTGATGTGATCAAACAGGGCATTGTTTCGGATCCCCGTGATGCACTATGGACT GAAACAGAAGCTTTCCACGAACTTCGGCAATCTAGTACATGCAGGAGTCTAGTCCACTTTTTCTTTGCTCAACGCCAAACCACAAAG ATTTCTGAGATGAATTTGCTGCCAAGGAATATAGACAAGGTTGCTGTTATCGGTGGTGGATTGATGAGCTCTGAGATTGTAGCGTTATTGGTTCTTAGGAATTACCAAGTTATTTTGAAGGAGAAGAATAGGGACCAACTGTTGGAAGAGATCAACAAAATCAGAA AAAATTTGCACACCCACTTCAAGTATGGAAAGACAACTCTACAGGGTCTTGAAAAGGCTTTGACTCTATTGAAAGGCGTTCTTGATTATGACAGCTTTGAAGATGTTGACTTGGTAATAGAG GCTGAGTGCGAGACTTTGTCAACCAAGCAAGATATTTTTGCTGATCTTGAGAAGCTCTGTCCCCCGAATTGTATTTTTGCCAGTAGTAGCTCAACATTCAGTTTGGAATTGATTGGTGAAAGGACCAAATGCCAAGATCGGATTGTTGGGATTCACTTTTTCTG CCTTTCCCCTGCCGTGCCACTTGTGGAAATAGTTCGTACTGAGAGGATGTCAGCTCAAGCAATGGTTGATGTAatagaatttgcaagaaaatTTAGGAGAACCCCAATTGTCGTCAGTGATTGCAACGGCCAAGGAGTCAACAGCATGGTTATTACATATCTGCATGCAGCAACATTGCTTGCTGAACTAGGTGTGGATGTTTACCAAATTGATCTGGCTCTTAAAAGCTTTGGGATGCACTTGGGTCCCTTTAG AATGATTGACATGATTGGATTTAAAGCTTTTGCGGAGATCAGCAGGATACTTATTGAGCGTCTCCCAGATAGGTTCTACAAACCTAAATTGATCCCAGTTCTGCAGAATGCTAACCGTGAAG GTGAAAGTACTTGTAAGGGTTTCTACGAATATGATAACTCCGGCAAGGCTAGCCCAGATCCAGAGTTAAGGAAGTACACAGTAAAAGCTACAAGTGTAGGGAATCTAACTGCTGACACTGAG GCACAACTGAGAAAACTATCCGATAGTGAGATGGTTGAGATGATCCTTTTTCCCGCTTTAAATGAAGCATGCCGTGTAATCTCAGATGGCGTTGTGATGAGGCCATCCGATCTTGATGTAGCCTCTGTATTAGCAATGGGCTTCCCATCATACAG GGGAGGCATCCATTACTGGTCCAACAACTTCGACTCCGGTTATGTATATTCAAAATTGAAGAAATGGTCGCAGGCATATGGCCACTTTTTCGAGCCGTGTGACTACATAATGGAGCGATCTGCCAAGAGCACACATGTGGTGAGTATTCAAACTGCGGTGGAAAGTGgttgctttcagttttataaaCACTTGAGTCATTTCATCTGCatggaaaaatatataataggaaCTTCAGCAGTTTGA
- the LOC130995377 gene encoding 60S ribosomal protein L18-2-like: MGIDLVAGGKCKKTKRTAPKSNDIYLKLLVKLYRFLVRRTASRFNAVILKRLIMSRVNKAPLSLSQLTKLMETKKDKIAVVVGPVTDDIRVHDIPAMKVTALRFTERARARIEKAGGECLTFDQLALRAPLGQNTVLLRGSPKAREAVKHFGPAPGVPHSHTKPYVRAKGRKFERARGRRNSRGFRV, encoded by the exons ATG GGTATTGATTTGGTCGCCGGAGGCAAGTGCAAGAAGACCAAGCGCACAGCGCCTAAATCCAATGACATTTACCTCAAACTTCTCGTGAAG TTGTACCGCTTTCTTGTGAGGAGGACCGCGAGCCGGTTCAATGCGGTGATATTGAAGCGTTTGATCATGAGCAGGGTCAACAAAGCGCCGCTTTCGCTCTCTCAGCTCACAAAGCTCATGGAAACCAAG AAGGACAAGATTGCTGTTGTTGTAGGGCCTGTTACAGATGATATCCGGGTGCATGACATCCCTGCCATGAAGGTTACTGCCCTGAGATTCACCGAAAGAGCCAGGGCTAGGATCGAGAAGGCCGGTGGAGAATGCTTGACTTTTGACCAGCTCGCTCTTAGAGCTCCTCTCGGGCAAAACACG GTACTCCTGAGAGGTTCTCCTAAAGCTCGTGAAGCTGTGAAGCACTTCGGTCCAGCTCCTGGTGTGCCACACAGCCACACGAAGCCTTACGTGCGAGCCAAGGGAAGGAAGTTTGAGAGGGCAAGAGGAAGAAGAAACAGCAGGGGTTTCAGGGTTtga